From a region of the Streptomyces caniferus genome:
- a CDS encoding dihydrolipoamide acetyltransferase family protein produces the protein MAVVREFTLPDLGEGLTEATIVHWMVEVGEVVAIDQPVVEVETAKAMVEVPCPYGGVVTARFGEEGEEVPVGAPLVTVAVGAVPDDLAGMGPGTGPGGAGAAHAAPDAGPSATASAGASGPAADGSADAGSGNVLVGYGTSAAAARRRRIRPGSGTGPVAGAPRTPGAADGSAGTGVAHGAPAGSGATGARAAAVGAAGTTGANGSVGAAVADSTAGAGAAEADSRTAAVISPLVRRMARENGLDLRELTGSGRDGLILRTDVECAIRARQERETAGRAGAVTSAGAQGMSGATGIVGAGMTGAVGAATTAGTVRAPGTTGAGAAAGEERIPLRGMLGAAAEKFSRSRREIPEATCWVDADATELLASRRAMNVPGAPKVSLLALLARIATAALVRFPELNATVDTKAQEIVRLPAVHLGFAAQTDRGLVVPVVRDAHARTVEELSAEITRLTETARAGGLSLAELTHGTFTLNNYGVFGVDGSTPIINHPEAAMLGVGRITAKPWVHEGELAVRQVVQLSLTFDHRVCDGGTAGGFLRYVADCVEQPALLLRGL, from the coding sequence ATGGCCGTGGTCCGCGAATTCACCCTGCCCGACCTGGGGGAAGGCCTCACCGAGGCGACGATCGTGCACTGGATGGTCGAGGTCGGCGAGGTGGTGGCCATCGACCAGCCGGTGGTGGAGGTCGAGACCGCCAAGGCGATGGTGGAGGTGCCGTGCCCGTATGGGGGCGTGGTGACCGCCCGCTTCGGCGAGGAGGGGGAGGAAGTCCCGGTAGGGGCACCGCTGGTGACGGTCGCGGTGGGGGCCGTGCCCGATGACCTGGCGGGGATGGGTCCCGGGACGGGGCCCGGCGGGGCGGGCGCGGCACATGCCGCACCCGATGCGGGGCCTTCGGCGACGGCTTCCGCCGGTGCCTCCGGCCCGGCAGCCGACGGCTCGGCGGATGCCGGATCCGGGAACGTCCTGGTCGGGTACGGCACGAGCGCGGCGGCGGCGCGGCGGCGCCGGATCCGTCCGGGGAGCGGGACGGGCCCCGTGGCGGGAGCGCCGCGGACACCCGGAGCAGCGGACGGCTCGGCCGGAACCGGGGTGGCACACGGTGCGCCTGCGGGTTCAGGGGCGACCGGTGCCAGGGCGGCCGCTGTGGGGGCGGCCGGCACCACCGGGGCGAACGGCTCGGTCGGAGCGGCTGTGGCGGACAGCACGGCCGGGGCCGGGGCGGCGGAGGCCGACAGTCGTACGGCGGCCGTCATTTCCCCGCTGGTGCGTCGGATGGCCCGGGAAAACGGTCTGGATCTGCGGGAGTTGACGGGTTCCGGACGGGACGGGCTGATTCTCCGTACGGATGTCGAGTGCGCGATCCGGGCCCGGCAGGAGCGGGAGACCGCGGGCAGGGCCGGGGCGGTCACCTCGGCGGGTGCCCAGGGGATGAGCGGCGCCACGGGGATCGTCGGTGCGGGCATGACGGGCGCGGTGGGGGCCGCGACCACCGCCGGAACCGTGCGGGCCCCCGGGACCACGGGAGCCGGTGCCGCGGCGGGCGAGGAGCGGATCCCCCTGCGGGGCATGCTCGGTGCGGCCGCCGAGAAGTTCAGCCGCAGCCGTCGGGAGATCCCGGAGGCGACCTGCTGGGTGGACGCCGACGCCACCGAACTCCTCGCCTCCCGTAGAGCGATGAATGTTCCGGGCGCTCCCAAGGTATCGCTGCTCGCCCTGCTGGCGCGGATCGCCACGGCCGCGCTCGTACGGTTCCCCGAGCTCAACGCCACCGTCGACACCAAGGCCCAGGAGATCGTCCGGCTGCCCGCCGTCCATCTGGGCTTTGCGGCGCAGACCGATCGCGGTCTGGTCGTGCCGGTCGTACGGGACGCCCACGCCCGTACGGTCGAGGAACTGTCCGCCGAGATCACCCGGCTCACCGAAACCGCCAGGGCCGGCGGGCTCTCCCTGGCCGAGCTCACCCATGGCACCTTCACCCTCAACAACTACGGCGTCTTCGGCGTCGACGGCTCCACGCCGATCATCAACCACCCCGAGGCGGCGATGCTCGGCGTCGGCCGGATCACCGCCAAACCGTGGGTCCACGAAGGGGAGCTGGCCGTCCGGCAGGTCGTCCAGCTCTCGCTCACCTTCGATCACCGGGTGTGCGACGGCGGCACCGCCGGAGGCTTCCTGCGGTATGTGGCCGACTGTGTGGAACAGCCTGCGCTGTTGCTGCGGGGGTTGTGA
- a CDS encoding alpha-ketoacid dehydrogenase subunit beta, whose product MTTTAAPATARKPATMAQALTRALRDAMADDPSVHVMGEDVGALGGVFRVTDGLAKEFGEDRCTDTALAEAGILGTAVGMAMYGLRPVVEMQFDAFAYPAFEQLISHVARMRNRTRGALTMPLTIRIPYGGGIGGVEHHSDSSEAYYLATPGLQVVTPATVEDAYGLLRAAIASDDPVVFLEPKRLYWSKADWSPDAPTEVAPLGRAAVRRRGSSATLITYGPSLPVCMEAAEAAVAEGWDLEVVDLRSLMPFDDDTVCASVRRTGRAVVVHESNGFGGPGGEIAARITERCFHHLEAPVLRVAGFDIPYPPPMLERHHLPGVDRILDTVARLQWESDWTEGRGE is encoded by the coding sequence ATGACGACCACCGCCGCTCCGGCGACCGCGCGCAAGCCCGCCACCATGGCGCAGGCGCTGACCCGCGCGCTGCGCGACGCCATGGCCGACGACCCGTCCGTGCATGTCATGGGCGAGGATGTCGGCGCCCTCGGCGGCGTCTTCCGGGTCACCGACGGCCTCGCCAAGGAGTTCGGCGAGGACCGCTGCACCGACACCGCGCTCGCCGAGGCCGGCATCCTGGGCACCGCCGTCGGGATGGCGATGTACGGGCTGCGACCGGTCGTCGAGATGCAGTTCGACGCCTTCGCCTATCCCGCGTTCGAGCAGCTGATCAGCCATGTGGCCCGGATGCGCAACCGCACCCGCGGTGCGCTGACGATGCCGCTGACCATCCGCATCCCGTACGGCGGCGGCATCGGCGGCGTCGAGCACCACAGCGACTCCTCCGAGGCGTACTACCTCGCCACCCCCGGGCTCCAGGTCGTCACCCCGGCGACCGTCGAGGACGCCTATGGGCTGCTGCGCGCCGCCATCGCCTCCGACGACCCGGTCGTCTTCCTGGAGCCCAAGCGCCTGTACTGGTCCAAGGCCGACTGGTCGCCCGACGCGCCCACCGAGGTCGCGCCCCTGGGCCGGGCCGCGGTCCGGCGCCGCGGCAGCAGCGCCACACTGATCACGTACGGCCCGTCTCTGCCGGTCTGCATGGAGGCCGCCGAGGCCGCCGTCGCCGAGGGCTGGGATCTGGAAGTGGTCGATCTGCGCTCGTTGATGCCGTTCGACGACGACACGGTCTGCGCGTCGGTGCGACGGACCGGACGGGCCGTGGTCGTCCATGAGTCCAACGGGTTCGGCGGTCCCGGAGGGGAGATCGCCGCACGGATCACCGAGCGCTGCTTCCACCACCTGGAGGCGCCGGTCCTGCGTGTCGCCGGCTTCGACATCCCCTACCCGCCGCCCATGCTGGAGCGGCACCATCTGCCCGGCGTGGACCGGATCCTGGACACCGTCGCCCGCCTCCAGTGGGAGTCGGACTGGACCGAGGGACGTGGTGAGTGA
- the pdhA gene encoding pyruvate dehydrogenase (acetyl-transferring) E1 component subunit alpha has protein sequence MTVLEQPGSSRNKSSLAGPPPTWRPRVDPAPLLPDEEPYRLLGTDAAARLDSGLLTRLYTQLVRGRRYNAQATALTRQGRLAVYPSSTGQEACEVAAALALEERDWLFPSYRDTLAAVARGLDPVQALTLLRGDWHNGYDPHEHRIAPLCTPLATQLPHAVGLAHAARLKGDEVVALAMVGDGGTSEGDFHEALNFAAVWQAPVVFLVQNNGFAISVPLAKQTAAPSLAHKAVGYGMPGRLVDGNDAPAMHEVLTEAVERARRGGGPTLVEAVTYRIEAHTNADDATRYRSDAEVETWRAHDPIALLEHELAARDLLTDAFVGATRDGAEELAADLRERMNADPELDPMDLFTDVFAEQTSQLRAQAALLRAELDAEANGHTEEAAGAEGSAEEARP, from the coding sequence ATGACGGTCCTTGAGCAGCCAGGCAGCAGCAGGAACAAGAGCAGCCTGGCCGGGCCCCCGCCCACCTGGCGGCCGCGCGTCGACCCCGCGCCCCTCCTGCCCGACGAGGAGCCGTACCGCCTCCTGGGTACGGATGCCGCGGCCCGGCTCGACTCCGGACTGCTGACCCGGCTGTACACCCAGCTCGTGCGCGGCCGCCGGTACAACGCCCAGGCCACGGCCCTGACCCGGCAGGGACGCCTGGCGGTCTACCCGTCGTCCACGGGCCAGGAGGCCTGCGAGGTCGCCGCGGCGCTCGCCCTCGAAGAGAGGGACTGGCTCTTCCCCAGCTACCGCGACACCCTCGCCGCCGTGGCCCGCGGCCTTGACCCCGTACAGGCGCTGACGCTGCTGCGCGGTGACTGGCACAACGGCTACGACCCGCACGAACACCGCATCGCCCCCCTGTGCACGCCGCTCGCCACCCAGCTCCCCCATGCGGTGGGCCTGGCGCACGCCGCCCGCCTGAAGGGCGACGAGGTGGTGGCGCTGGCCATGGTGGGCGACGGCGGCACGAGCGAGGGCGACTTCCACGAGGCGCTGAACTTCGCGGCGGTGTGGCAGGCGCCGGTGGTCTTCCTCGTCCAGAACAACGGCTTCGCGATCTCCGTGCCGCTGGCCAAGCAGACCGCGGCGCCGTCCCTCGCCCACAAGGCGGTCGGATACGGCATGCCGGGCCGCCTGGTCGACGGGAATGACGCGCCCGCCATGCACGAGGTGCTGACCGAGGCCGTGGAGCGCGCCCGCAGGGGTGGCGGTCCCACCCTCGTCGAGGCGGTCACCTATCGCATCGAGGCACACACCAACGCCGACGACGCCACCCGCTACCGCAGCGATGCCGAGGTGGAGACCTGGCGGGCCCACGATCCGATAGCCCTTCTGGAACATGAGCTGGCAGCCCGCGATCTGCTCACCGACGCATTCGTCGGTGCCACCCGCGACGGCGCAGAGGAGCTGGCCGCCGACCTCCGGGAGCGGATGAACGCCGACCCGGAGCTGGACCCGATGGATCTGTTCACCGACGTATTCGCCGAGCAGACCAGCCAACTGCGCGCCCAGGCGGCACTGCTGCGCGCCGAGCTGGACGCCGAGGCCAACGGACACACCGAGGAAGCAGCGGGTGCCGAAGGCTCCGCCGAGGAGGCCAGGCCATGA
- a CDS encoding Lrp/AsnC family transcriptional regulator, which yields MPDEQMASSSGQPPAAPAPAPPPPAARPLDTIDRSILRMLQTDGRASIRSVAERVHVSRANAYARINRLIDDGVIRGFSALIDQERAGQGASAYITLKIVQNSWRTVRKQLTALPGATHIALVSGDFDVLLLVHTKDNRELRELVLTRIQSIPEVLSTRTLLVFEETDLGPEDD from the coding sequence ATGCCGGACGAACAGATGGCCAGTTCCAGCGGGCAGCCGCCCGCGGCGCCCGCCCCCGCTCCGCCACCGCCGGCCGCGCGCCCGCTGGACACCATCGACCGTTCGATCCTGCGCATGCTGCAGACCGACGGCAGGGCCTCGATACGCTCCGTGGCCGAGCGGGTGCACGTCTCGCGCGCCAACGCCTACGCACGGATCAACCGGCTGATCGACGACGGTGTGATCCGCGGCTTCAGCGCCCTCATCGATCAGGAACGCGCAGGTCAGGGTGCCTCGGCATACATCACGCTGAAGATCGTGCAGAACTCCTGGCGAACCGTTCGCAAGCAGCTCACGGCGCTGCCGGGGGCCACCCACATCGCGCTGGTCAGCGGCGATTTCGATGTGCTGCTCCTGGTCCACACCAAGGACAACCGGGAGCTGCGGGAGCTGGTCCTCACCCGTATCCAGTCGATACCGGAGGTGCTCAGCACCCGTACCCTGCTGGTGTTCGAGGAGACCGACCTCGGCCCCGAGGACGACTGA
- a CDS encoding TetR/AcrR family transcriptional regulator, whose protein sequence is MTMAKRDTYTPDSLLAVAVEVFIERGYDGTSMEHLSQAAGISKSSIYHHVRSKEELLRRAISRALDGLFGVLAEPGALQGRAIERLEHVTRRVAEVLMDELPYVTLLLRVRGNTDTERWAMERRREFDHKVSDLLKQAAAEGDLRDDVDIRLATRLLFGMINSIVEWYRPGRGGAVSRDEVAEAVVRTAFSGLRRP, encoded by the coding sequence ATGACCATGGCCAAGCGCGACACCTATACGCCCGATTCGCTGCTCGCGGTCGCCGTCGAGGTGTTCATCGAGCGCGGCTACGACGGCACCTCCATGGAGCACCTCTCCCAAGCGGCCGGCATCTCGAAGTCCTCGATCTACCACCATGTCCGCAGTAAGGAAGAGCTGCTGCGCCGCGCCATAAGCCGCGCCCTGGACGGGCTCTTCGGTGTGCTGGCGGAGCCGGGCGCCCTTCAGGGGCGGGCGATCGAGCGGCTGGAGCATGTCACCCGGCGCGTGGCCGAGGTGCTGATGGACGAACTCCCCTACGTGACGCTGTTGTTGCGGGTGCGCGGGAACACGGACACCGAGCGGTGGGCCATGGAGCGCCGCCGGGAGTTCGACCACAAGGTCTCGGACCTGCTCAAGCAGGCCGCCGCCGAGGGCGACCTCCGGGACGACGTGGACATCCGGCTGGCCACCCGTCTGCTCTTCGGCATGATCAACTCGATTGTGGAGTGGTACCGGCCGGGGCGGGGCGGCGCGGTGAGCCGTGACGAGGTGGCCGAGGCCGTGGTGCGCACGGCGTTCTCGGGGCTGCGCAGGCCCTGA
- a CDS encoding 3-hydroxyacyl-CoA dehydrogenase, with protein sequence MTAIGTSSTVAVVGTGTMGQGIAQVALVAGHPVRLYDTAPGRAGQAAEAIERRLDRLVEKGRITAEERDAARERLSPATDLAELADAALVIEAILEQLPAKQELFTALEDIVAADCLLATNTSSLSVTAVAGRLRHPGRCLGMHFFNPAPLLPLVEVVSGFATDEAAATTAYDTAAAWGKKPVRCTDTPGFLVNRIARPFYAEALRAYEERVADPATIDAVLRDGAGFKMGPFELTDLIGQDVNEAVTHSVWQAFFQDPKFTPSLAQRRLVESGLHGRKAGRGWFDYSEGASRPEPQTAGPCPPPASVGLHAKLPGPAVVLRELIEEAGIKVTRDRTPGESEGFLRLPGGACLALTNGYPATSNAYGKYIRFDLSLDYRAATRIALAASAAVSEADLAEAVGLFQALGKQVSVIEDVPGMIVARTIAMIIDFAVDAAARGVATPEDIDTAMRLGVNYPGGPMEWAERLGAQWVWDLLDSMHHQNAGGRYVPSWALRRRADLEDKVL encoded by the coding sequence ATGACGGCAATCGGAACCAGCAGCACCGTGGCAGTGGTGGGCACCGGCACCATGGGGCAGGGAATCGCGCAGGTGGCGCTGGTCGCGGGCCATCCGGTACGTCTCTACGACACCGCTCCCGGGCGCGCCGGACAGGCGGCCGAGGCGATCGAGCGGCGGCTGGACCGGCTCGTCGAAAAGGGCCGGATCACGGCGGAGGAGCGGGATGCCGCCCGCGAGCGCCTCTCCCCCGCCACCGACCTCGCGGAGCTGGCCGACGCCGCACTGGTCATCGAGGCGATCCTGGAACAACTCCCCGCCAAGCAGGAGCTCTTCACCGCCCTGGAGGACATCGTGGCGGCGGACTGCCTGCTGGCCACCAACACCTCGTCGCTGTCCGTGACCGCGGTCGCGGGCCGGCTGCGCCACCCCGGCCGCTGCCTGGGCATGCACTTCTTCAACCCCGCGCCGCTGCTCCCCCTGGTCGAGGTGGTCAGCGGCTTCGCCACCGACGAGGCGGCCGCCACCACCGCGTACGACACCGCCGCGGCCTGGGGCAAGAAGCCGGTGCGCTGTACGGACACCCCCGGTTTCCTGGTCAACCGCATCGCGCGCCCCTTCTACGCCGAAGCCCTGCGCGCCTACGAGGAGCGGGTCGCCGACCCGGCCACCATCGATGCGGTGCTGCGCGACGGCGCCGGCTTCAAGATGGGGCCCTTCGAACTGACCGACCTCATCGGGCAGGACGTGAACGAGGCGGTCACCCACTCCGTGTGGCAGGCCTTCTTCCAGGACCCCAAGTTCACCCCCTCCCTGGCGCAGCGCCGGCTGGTCGAGTCCGGGCTGCACGGCCGCAAGGCGGGGCGGGGATGGTTCGACTACTCCGAGGGCGCGAGCCGCCCCGAACCGCAGACCGCGGGGCCCTGCCCCCCGCCCGCGTCCGTAGGCCTGCATGCGAAGCTGCCCGGCCCCGCGGTGGTGCTGCGCGAGCTCATCGAGGAAGCGGGCATCAAGGTCACCCGCGACCGGACGCCGGGGGAGTCGGAGGGCTTCCTCCGGTTGCCCGGCGGGGCCTGTCTGGCGCTGACCAACGGCTATCCGGCGACGTCCAACGCCTACGGGAAGTACATCCGCTTCGACCTCTCCCTGGACTACCGAGCCGCCACCCGGATCGCCCTGGCGGCCTCGGCGGCGGTCTCCGAGGCCGACCTCGCCGAGGCGGTCGGGCTGTTCCAGGCGCTGGGAAAGCAGGTCAGCGTCATCGAGGACGTACCCGGGATGATCGTCGCCCGGACGATCGCGATGATCATCGACTTCGCCGTGGACGCGGCGGCCCGTGGGGTCGCGACTCCCGAGGACATCGACACGGCCATGCGGCTGGGCGTGAATTACCCCGGCGGTCCCATGGAGTGGGCCGAGCGGCTCGGTGCCCAGTGGGTGTGGGACCTGCTGGACTCGATGCACCACCAGAATGCCGGTGGACGCTACGTACCGTCCTGGGCGCTACGGCGCCGTGCGGACCTCGAGGACAAGGTGCTCTAA
- the paaN gene encoding phenylacetic acid degradation protein PaaN — MAAEMTAAQLIEKHRPNLDQALEAIRTRAYWSPHPEHPKAYGESAAPDGLAAFEALRGRRFELDQPGTDDWTGEEVSPYGLKLDISYPHPDVDVLLPAMRATIPVWRDAGPETRAAVCLEILARISARTHEFAQAVMHTSGQAFMMAFQAGGPHAQDRGLEAVAYAYAEQVRIPEQAPWSKPQGKRDPLELTKSFTAVPRGVALMIGCNTFPTWNGYPGLFASLATGNPVLVKPHPRAVLPLALTVKVAREVLAEAGFPADLVCLAVDRPDEGLAKTLAVRPEVRIIDYTGSTAFGDWLETHARQAQVFTEKAGVNTVVIESTDDYKGMLSNLAFSLSLYSGQMCTTPQNLLIPRDGITTDAGPKSYDEVVSDLAGAVSGLLGDDARANALLGAIVNPQVKERIDAAAGLGEVALASREVANPEFPGATVRTPVIVKLDGAKPDSEAAYLSECFGPVSFAVAVGSAADAVDLLRRTVREKGAMTVGAYTTSAEVEQLVEEACLEECAQLSLNLTGGVYVNQTAAFSDFHGSGGNPAANAALCDGAFVAGRFRTVQVRRPA, encoded by the coding sequence ATGGCCGCCGAAATGACCGCAGCGCAGTTGATCGAGAAGCACCGCCCGAACCTCGACCAGGCGCTGGAGGCGATCCGCACCCGCGCCTACTGGTCCCCGCACCCCGAGCACCCGAAGGCGTACGGCGAGAGTGCCGCGCCCGACGGGCTGGCCGCCTTCGAGGCGCTGCGCGGGCGGCGTTTCGAGCTCGACCAGCCCGGCACGGACGACTGGACGGGCGAGGAAGTCTCTCCGTACGGCCTGAAGTTGGACATCAGCTATCCGCACCCGGATGTCGACGTACTGCTGCCGGCCATGCGCGCCACGATCCCCGTTTGGCGGGACGCCGGCCCCGAGACGCGTGCGGCGGTGTGTCTGGAGATCCTGGCCCGGATCAGCGCCCGTACCCATGAGTTCGCGCAGGCCGTGATGCACACCAGCGGCCAGGCCTTCATGATGGCGTTCCAGGCGGGCGGCCCGCACGCCCAGGACCGCGGTCTGGAGGCGGTGGCGTATGCGTACGCCGAGCAGGTCCGCATCCCGGAGCAGGCGCCGTGGTCCAAGCCGCAGGGCAAGCGCGACCCGCTCGAGCTGACCAAGAGCTTCACGGCCGTGCCGCGCGGCGTCGCCCTGATGATCGGCTGCAACACTTTCCCGACCTGGAACGGCTACCCGGGCCTGTTCGCCTCGCTGGCGACCGGCAACCCGGTGCTGGTCAAGCCGCACCCGCGCGCCGTGCTGCCGCTGGCGCTGACCGTCAAGGTGGCCCGCGAGGTGCTCGCCGAGGCCGGTTTCCCCGCCGACCTGGTGTGCCTGGCCGTGGACAGGCCGGACGAGGGCCTGGCCAAGACGCTGGCCGTCCGCCCCGAGGTCCGCATCATCGACTACACCGGCTCGACCGCCTTCGGCGACTGGCTGGAGACGCACGCCCGGCAGGCGCAGGTCTTCACGGAGAAGGCCGGCGTCAACACCGTCGTCATCGAATCCACCGATGACTACAAGGGCATGCTCAGCAACCTCGCCTTCTCCCTGTCCCTCTACAGCGGCCAGATGTGCACCACCCCGCAGAATCTGCTGATCCCGCGCGACGGCATCACCACGGACGCCGGTCCGAAGTCGTACGACGAGGTGGTCAGCGATCTGGCGGGCGCGGTGAGCGGACTGCTGGGCGACGACGCACGGGCCAACGCCCTGCTGGGCGCCATCGTCAATCCGCAGGTCAAGGAGCGGATCGACGCGGCCGCCGGGCTCGGCGAGGTGGCGCTGGCCTCCCGTGAGGTGGCCAACCCCGAATTCCCCGGGGCCACGGTCCGGACGCCGGTGATCGTCAAACTGGACGGCGCCAAGCCGGACTCCGAGGCGGCCTACCTGTCGGAGTGCTTCGGCCCGGTCTCCTTCGCGGTGGCCGTGGGTTCCGCGGCCGACGCGGTCGACCTGCTGCGGCGCACGGTCCGGGAGAAGGGCGCCATGACGGTCGGCGCGTACACCACCTCCGCCGAGGTCGAGCAGCTGGTGGAGGAGGCCTGCCTGGAGGAGTGCGCCCAGCTGTCGCTGAACCTGACCGGCGGGGTCTATGTGAACCAGACCGCGGCGTTCTCGGACTTCCATGGCTCGGGCGGCAACCCGGCGGCCAATGCGGCGCTGTGCGACGGCGCCTTCGTGGCCGGCCGCTTCCGCACGGTGCAGGTGCGACGGCCGGCGTGA
- a CDS encoding TrmH family RNA methyltransferase yields the protein MSSEKTAPAEPLQYDEGFGTQIGVGPHPEPWPQDARLDPELLAHGDRRNVVDHYRYWTREAIVADLDTRRHDFHVAVENWGHDFNIGSVVRTANAFLAKEIHIVGQRRWNRRGAMVTDRYQHVRHHPDTADLTAWAAAEELPIIGIDNLPGSVPLETTELPRRCVLLFGQEGPGLTEEARRHASLVCSIAQFGSTRSINAGAAAAIAMHAWISRHARIEGPDGL from the coding sequence GTGAGCAGCGAGAAAACCGCCCCCGCCGAGCCCCTCCAGTACGACGAGGGGTTCGGGACCCAGATCGGTGTCGGACCGCATCCGGAGCCCTGGCCCCAGGACGCCCGTCTGGATCCCGAGCTGCTCGCGCACGGCGACCGCCGCAACGTCGTCGACCACTACCGCTACTGGACGCGCGAGGCGATCGTCGCCGACCTCGACACCCGTCGCCATGACTTCCATGTGGCGGTCGAGAACTGGGGCCACGACTTCAACATCGGCTCGGTCGTACGGACCGCGAACGCGTTCCTGGCCAAGGAGATCCACATCGTCGGGCAGCGCCGCTGGAACCGCCGCGGCGCGATGGTGACCGATCGCTACCAGCACGTCCGCCACCACCCGGACACCGCGGACCTCACCGCCTGGGCGGCTGCCGAGGAGCTGCCGATCATCGGGATCGACAATCTCCCCGGCTCCGTGCCGCTGGAGACGACCGAGCTGCCGCGGCGCTGTGTGCTGCTGTTCGGCCAGGAGGGGCCGGGGCTGACCGAGGAGGCGCGCCGGCATGCCTCACTGGTCTGCTCGATCGCGCAGTTCGGCTCGACCCGCTCGATCAATGCGGGGGCCGCGGCCGCCATCGCGATGCATGCCTGGATCAGCCGTCATGCGCGGATCGAGGGGCCGGACGGCCTCTGA
- a CDS encoding HTTM domain-containing protein, whose protein sequence is MTSPTPHQPQPTPSVQQHPHTTEPTDVPQQAQAPQAPPEPAPYQETRIERAIGRGFGRVTSSALAPYQTAVIRIGFSATWLLFLLREWPHRAVLYGPDSPWSLDMARRLLDGNHAFSVLPWSDGRGWFECVYLVAVVASALLMLGWRTRTMSVLFMLGVISLQNRSVFIGDGGDNVIHLMSMYLVLTRCGQVWSLDARRAKRAAAAAHASGGDAGAPAASRDLPGVVLWAVLGLTLAVAQLNGSYGLGLTEGGPFPHIGWSLVLWGLWLVHGLWWAVQRYAPGEPRTVLDTLAKLAHNGALLVIVIEVCLIYATAGWYKIQGSRWQDGTAVYYPMHLDYFSPWPALSELLGSNGVMVMLITYGTVMVQVAFPFTLFNRRLKNVLLVAMICEHLSIAFLLGLPFFSLAMVAADAVFLPTNFLTWLSARLSDLRERLFSRSGAARRGDEAGGGGPKARTGHGGDGHTLVG, encoded by the coding sequence GTGACGTCACCGACGCCCCACCAGCCTCAGCCGACGCCGAGCGTGCAGCAGCACCCGCACACCACGGAGCCGACCGACGTGCCGCAGCAAGCGCAGGCACCCCAGGCTCCCCCGGAGCCCGCCCCCTACCAGGAGACCCGCATCGAGCGGGCCATCGGACGCGGCTTCGGGCGGGTCACCAGCAGTGCGCTGGCCCCCTATCAGACCGCCGTGATCCGGATCGGCTTCTCGGCGACGTGGCTGCTGTTCCTGCTGCGTGAATGGCCGCACCGCGCGGTGCTCTACGGGCCCGACAGCCCCTGGAGCCTGGACATGGCGCGCCGGCTCCTGGACGGTAACCACGCCTTCTCCGTGCTCCCCTGGTCGGACGGCCGCGGCTGGTTCGAGTGCGTCTACCTCGTGGCCGTCGTGGCCAGCGCACTGCTGATGCTCGGCTGGCGCACCCGCACCATGTCGGTGCTCTTCATGCTGGGCGTGATCTCGCTGCAGAACCGCAGCGTCTTCATAGGCGACGGCGGCGACAACGTCATCCACCTGATGTCGATGTATCTCGTGCTGACCCGGTGCGGGCAGGTCTGGTCGCTGGACGCACGCCGTGCGAAGCGGGCGGCCGCCGCCGCGCACGCCTCCGGCGGGGACGCGGGCGCCCCCGCCGCCTCCCGCGATCTGCCCGGCGTCGTCCTGTGGGCCGTGCTCGGCCTCACGCTGGCCGTCGCCCAGCTGAACGGCAGCTACGGTCTCGGCCTGACCGAGGGCGGCCCGTTCCCGCACATCGGCTGGAGCCTGGTGCTGTGGGGGCTGTGGCTGGTGCACGGCCTGTGGTGGGCGGTGCAGCGCTACGCGCCCGGTGAGCCGCGCACCGTCCTGGACACCCTCGCCAAGCTCGCCCACAACGGCGCACTGCTGGTGATCGTGATCGAGGTCTGCCTGATCTACGCCACCGCCGGCTGGTACAAGATCCAGGGCTCCCGCTGGCAGGACGGCACCGCGGTCTACTACCCGATGCACCTGGACTACTTCTCCCCCTGGCCTGCGCTGTCCGAGCTGCTGGGCAGCAATGGCGTGATGGTCATGCTGATCACCTACGGGACGGTGATGGTGCAGGTCGCCTTCCCGTTCACGCTCTTCAACCGCCGGCTGAAGAATGTGCTGCTGGTCGCGATGATCTGCGAGCACCTCTCGATCGCGTTCCTGCTCGGGCTGCCGTTCTTCTCGCTCGCGATGGTCGCCGCCGACGCGGTCTTCCTGCCGACGAACTTCCTGACCTGGCTCTCCGCGCGCCTCTCCGACCTGCGCGAACGGCTCTTCTCGCGCAGCGGTGCGGCCCGCCGGGGCGACGAGGCGGGGGGCGGTGGGCCAAAGGCTCGTACGGGGCACGGCGGCGATGGCCATACGCTCGTGGGGTGA